TTCCTGCTCAGCTACCCACCAGCCCCTTCCTGCTTTCCCCATGACCACCTTGGCTACTCAGCCCCCCAGCATCCTGCCAGGCGCCCTACCCGGCCTGAGCCCCTCTATGTTAATCTAGCGCTGGGGCCCAGGGGTCCCTCACCCGCCTCTTCcagctcttcctcccctcctgcccacccccgtAGCCGTTCAGAtcctggccccccagccccccgcctACCCCAGAAACAGCGGGCCCCCTGGGGCCCCCACACCCCTCACAGGGTGCCTGCACCCTGGGGAACTCCAGAGCCTCTCCTGCTGTACAGGGCAGCCCCACCAGCCTATGGGAGGGGGGGCGAGCACCACCGTGGGTCCTTGTACAGGAATGGGGggcaaggaagggagggggctggtcccccacccccctaccccacTCCCAGCTGGTCCCTCCACTCTGAGGGTCAGACCCGAAGCTACTGCTGAGCCACAGCAGGGAAagaccttcctcccttcccttccccctcactGATCTTGGCCCAATTCAGTcccttgttttgtattttcttgaactcctgacccttaCCCCAGGTTTCTAACTTTGTAACTTGTTTCTGATGTGGGTCCCTAACCTGTTATAGCTTCCCTACCCTGGGCCGAAGGGcacacccattccccacccaccatCCTCCCATCCTGGGGGCTCTCGCACAAATCTGAGGGCTAGGCTGACACCctgtcttccctctccctccaggagCCCCCAACTTGTCCTGACCTGTGCACAGGGGGTTGGGGAACAGCTCCTGCCCATCTCCCCCCCACACGCCCCACTAAACCATCTgacaaaattaatgaataaaaacagtGAAAACATGGCTGCTAGTGTCATGATGGGGCCAGACTCAGGGAACAAAGAGGCAGAGACAGATGGATTACTTTATCACTTCATCATTTCAGCAAGTGCTGCATGGGAAGTCACTCCTGGGAGGCTCTGAGGGGCGGTGTCTGCAGATAGGCAGTCACTGGCCCTCTAAGAATCCGTGTCAGGAGCGGGGTCGAGGCTGGGCTTGTCTCCGAGTCGGCGTCCATCTCGCAGCTCTGCTAGGATCTCCTCCAGCAGGTCCATCCTGGGGAGCAGTGGGATGGGGTGGAGCCGGGGTCACTGCGGGGACGAGGAAAGGGCCCCAGGGGTCCCCAGCAGGGCCCAGTTCTCACTTCTGCAGGCTGGAGAAGCGACCTCCTCTGATCAGCTCAGGACTGGGCTCCTGCAGGGGAAAAAGGCTGGAGCTGCCCCCCAGTAGCCACGGAGCTCAGGATGGGCCTGGGAGGGTGAAACGGGCCAGGGGACAGGCTCAGGGTCCCCTGCTTCACCCGCCCTCGTGGCCTTCCCTGCCAGCAGCCTCCAGGGTGTGGGTCAGCAGGCAGGGGGTGGGCTcacagggcgggggtgggggtccaGCAGGGCAGCCCTGTGTGTGTGCCACTGCAGCCCCTGCAGGGCTGGCATCTTGGCTGAGTTCCTCTCAAACTGCTCCACAGAACCCTGGGTCCCCAGAAGGGAGGCTGAGTCCTGAAGGCTAGAGTGCAGCACAGGGCCCTGGGGGAAGTTGGGTTGGTCAGTGGGCACAGGTCAGTGAGAGGACAGTTGGGGGGTTCCGGGGGGGGTCCCTGGTCAAAGGAGAGGCAGCCAGGGAAACGGGTTGGTGACAACTGGGGTGAGGGGTCACAGTTTAATGAATGGACAGTCGCGCAGGTCACTGGCGGGATCCATACTGTTGAGCTGGGCTCCAGGCAGCAGTGCGGGCTGATCCTGGCTGCAGGGCTAGAGCCTGGGTAGACGCTGAGGCCGGGACTCGGGCTGCTGCCGAGAGTCAAGCTGCTGCCTGAGTCCCAGGCTGTGGCCCTCTGGACTCTGCTGTGGCCTGTGACCTCTGGCGTCTTCAGGGCCTGCAGAGACAATGGCAGGAGCTGGCATGAGTGGCCCAAGTGCTCCGTAGCTCCCCTGGTCCTCCATATACCTGCTCTGGCTCCTACCTGGCATGGGGAAGGGCCTAGGGACATCAAAGGGGGCACAGGCCCGGGTGTAGTCTGGGCTCTGGGGGCCACCTCACAGTACAGTGTCTCTGGGGGGACAGACCAGCTGGTTGGAACATGGGGAGCAGAGCTGAGCTCAGCACCGGCTACCACCCCCTCCATGCCCTCTAACCTGGTAGGAAACCCTGAGACACAGGGCTTCGTGTGGTCCAGTGCCTCGGGGAACTCACCTCAGGAGCTGAGTCCTGTGGAAAGGAGGCTGCGTGTGTGACACGGGTCCTGCCTAAGGTTCCGTGGCTACCACCCACCTTGGCCAACCTGTCCCGTACCTGGGCCATGGCTTCCCGCAGCAGGTATTGAGTGTTCTGCAGGCTGCCCCAGCGGTCAGCGGGCCCTAGGCCCAGCCCAGCCTGAACCAGGGCCTGGTAGGGGGCCGGCACCAGGGGATCCAGGGTCGGGCTCTCACCTGCCTCCAATTTAGCCTTCACCTCTGGCCCCTTTCTCCCGGCCCAGGGCAGCTCTCCTGTGAGGAAGCATGATTGGGGGACCCAAACCAGAGGGCGGCCTCAGTGGGGCAGGGTGTAGGATCACTCACTGACCAGTGAACACCTCCTGGGCCAAGATGCAAAAGCTGTAGAGATCTGAGGTGGCAGCAGGCATGTCACCGCAGATGAGCTCAAGTGGCAGCCAGGGGTACAGTTCAGGAGGCGGGGgcagccctgggcctgggcctccccGGGCGTAGTCCTGCTGTGACCTGTGGAGGCCGAGGGGCCTGGTGAGCCAGGGGCCACTGGACAGGGATACAGGGGCAGAAAGGTGAGGCGGGCACTCACCTGGGCTGCAGCCAGCGCTGGTGCAGCGGGCGCCCGTGCTCCAGGCTGCCCACTTTGGCCAGGCCTGGCCGTACCAGCTGCACGGCGTGAGAGCTGAGGCCGCCATGAGCGCGCCAGCGGGCCTGCAGGAACAGCAGGGCCTCCAGCACCTGCAGCAGCAGGTGGCCAGGCAGCAGGCCCGGCACAGTGCAGGGCCCTCCCGGACTCGGCCCGCGTGGGTGAAGCACCACATGCAGGGAGCCCAGCCACACGGGTTCGAAGAGAAGGCACAGCCCTGACAGGTCCGCTGATGGGCTCAGTGCCATCAGCAGCAGCAGGTTGGGGTGGTGCAGGGTGCTGGGCGGGAGGAGAGCAGGCCACTCACCAGGAGGCCCCGACCTGCATGGCGGGGGCTGCTCCTGGGCACAGATCAGCATGGGCCAGGGGTTGACGATCTGCACCAGCCGCCAGACAGAGGAGAAACTGAGACCTGGCTCGCAGGGCCAACACCCAGTTCATACCCCATCTGGGGTACCCCTCCCCATGCCCAGCCACCCCTCTGTGGCCTGTAATACACCGCACACAGCCCTGGGACCCACTTTACAGTGTGGGGGAAGGGTGGCTGCTCCAGCAGGAGGGCTCCTTGCCAGGTCCTGGCCCAGAGGTGAAGACTGTAACTGTGGCCACTGCCACACTCCCTGGCCTCCTGTTTGTGAGACACTTGAGTCCGGAGGGCAGGCCGGAGACTGGTCTGTGGGGCTGGGCCAGCCTGGGGCAAGGCCGGGGGTGGTGTACCTGCAGTGCTGAAGGTCAGCCAACAGCACATCTGGCTGAGTTCCAGGTGCCTTCAGCTGCCGAGCTGTCACAGGGTGGCCCCTCCACAGGAGGCtagagaatggggagggggaaagagccACAGGTCTGAAATGGGGGGTCTTCCTACgagggaaggaggagagctgGACACCTCCCAGAACTCTGCTGGACAGCtaggcagggggtgtgggaggggctCTCTCTCACTTGGCCATGAGGGTGTGGGAGCTGCTCTCGTAGGTGCGGTCGGGCTCGCCCTGGGCTGGCAGCATCTCCTTGGGGTCCGCGAGGGGTATGCCTGTTACCAGCCCCAGTGGCCACAGGCTGCTCAGCTGGGGATGGGGAGCGGGACTATGAGGCACAAAGCGGACAGGGGTGTTCCCTGCTCCCCCAACCTCTACCACTTACCTGACCAAACCCCAAGGCTGGAATTTGGGGGGGTCTTCTGATGTGCTCCGGCCTCGGCgccctggggcaaagggaagtcCAGGGGTGAGTCTAGGGCAGCTGGAGGTGGTGGGTGAGGGGGCTTCAGGATGTGGATAGTTACCTGTCCACACGCACCAGCCGCAGCAAGGACAGGGAGCCACACAGGCTGTGTCTAGAGCCGGCCTGCAACTGGCCCAGTGATGCACTGGCTGCCAACTCACCGTCATGCACTAGCGCTGATATGTGGGCTCGGCACAGCTCTAACAGCTCCAGCACCTGGATGGGGGACGTGTGCAGTGAAGCAGACGGGGGTGCCGGCTCTatatgcccccaccccacctgggcCACTGCTCACCTCCCAGCTCTGCTTAGCACCACCCTGCTCTGCCCAGTCCCGAGGCGTGCGACCCTGCTGGTCATGCAGACGCAGGTCACCCCCCGCCTGTAGCAGGTGCAGCATCACCAGGCTGCGGCCCGAGAAGGCGCCTGCGTGCACAGGTGTGCTGCCATCAAGGCAGCGGCTGCAGCGGAACAATGAGGACAGAAATGGATTaggaaaggggcagaaaaggGACAAGTGGTGGCAGGATGGAAGCACTGAGGGATGAGGGGAGTCACAGTGAACATGGGAGGTGGATACCGGGACAGGAGGGGTCACCTGGGGACACagtggggcctttgagaggtgagAGTCTCACTGTGAGCATGGGAGGTAGTGGCAGAATGGGAATAGTCCCTGGAGAACAAGGGGTTAGTCCAGAGAACAAGCGAGAGATCAGTGGGGATGGAAGGATCATCAGGATGGAAAGGTGTCATGAGGGAGTGGTCTCTGGGGAGGAAAGCCCTGACTCTCAGGCTCTCTGGGGCTCAGACCCAGACCCCTGGGAGTGTGGGGGCATGGTCATCGGTCCACTCACTGGTTGGGGTTGGCGCCAAAGGTCAGCAAGAGCTGCACGGCACAGCTGTGGCCCAGCAGCGCTGAGAGGAAGAGCCCCGTCTGCCCAGCAGAGTTCTCGCCATCCACCTGGACAACTATGGGGCAGCAACACTTAGGACTGTCCCTGCCCTTTACTCCAGAGGCAGAGGTCCTGGGGGCTGCTATGCAACAATACTTCTGCCAATTCCCAGTCCCCGCAGTCCCTCCTTGCCTGGGTCACCCTCAACTCCAGGTTCTATCTGTATGTTCTGGAACCCCCATCCTCCAACCATTGGGAACTCTGCTCAGAATCTGTCTCAACACAGCGCTCACCATTAGTAAGTCCCCAGAGTTGCAACAAGGGGTGATATCTACCTGCTATGCTGACACCCATCTGCCATCCCAGAAGTGTCAAAATCACACATAGGTGCCCGGGGGGCCAGGTGGAAGTGTATGTCTCAGGGACCTCGGCTGACAGGAGCCTCGTGCACTGTCCAGGGCAGGCAGCCTCCACCCAGCTCTAATTCAGTGTATATATACAGGTCCCATGTGGCCAGCAGCCAATTCTTCAAGAAAAGCAAACTCTTTGGATTTTATCAGGCAAAATCTCAAGTTTATTTTTGAATACTGCTTCTAAGAGCCGAATCCAAGTAGCAACCTCCTCTGCACTCCACTTATGCcaatcccttccccccaccatccTGACCAGATTCTCTTCCAACCCCTCCTCTCCATACCCATTATCCCGAATTCTTCCCCTAGGCCCTCGCCTATCTCCCTACTGAGGGCAAATGCATGCTGTCTTTGTCCTTGCAGTCCTATGTCCTAGGCAGATACGGCTAAAATCAATCACGCACTTGGCCCAACCCAGCTTGGTCTCTGTTACAAAATCCCTCCAAACATGGTCCTTTAGGAATATCTGAATATCACATTTACTGCATTCTATTTTACCCAGTAGCCCACTGTCTTTTGCAATGGCATCCTCACTGGTTTTCTGCATTTGTCTTGCCCTGCAGAAGGATGTTCTTAAAACACAAATCACTGCACGATATAGATAATCATTACAatggtaatcatttcatttcatgtatAGACAATCTTGTACAAGTTGttccaaaaccaaccaaccaaacaaacaaaaagacagaaaaagagggcAAGACTCCTTTTATGAAGATAGAATGACCTTAATTTCAAAGCCAGGTAAGTTTCCAGaaccaaaaatgaaatcatatttcaATTCCATTTATGGAATGCTAACCCCCTCAACAGACTAAAAGGGATTATCCAATTGATTTATTCCCAGAAATCAGGGACGATAcaacat
This genomic window from Ursus arctos isolate Adak ecotype North America unplaced genomic scaffold, UrsArc2.0 scaffold_19, whole genome shotgun sequence contains:
- the PRODH2 gene encoding hydroxyproline dehydrogenase isoform X6, translating into MMLRTCHVLCSQAGPSAGGWQPLSFDGGAFHLKGTGELTRALLVLRLCAWPPLVTHGLALQAWSRRLLGSRLSGALLRASIYGQFVAGETAEEVKGCVQQLQTLGLRPLLAVPTEEEPDSAVKTGEAWYEGNFSAMLRCVDLSRGILETPGPTGNILMQLKVTALTSTRLCKDLTSWIRKPGASLELSPERLAEAMDSGRDLQVSCLNTQQNQHLQASLSRLHRVAQHARAQHVRLLVDAEYTFLNPALSLLVDALAMRWNGPGEGGPWVWNTYQAYLKDTHERLRRAAEAADRAGLAFGVKLVRGAYLDKEREVARHHGTEDPTQLDYEATSRSYSHCLELMLTHVSHRGPMCHLMVASHNEESVRQATKRMWELGIPLDGPVCFGQLLGMCDHVSLALDPLGDPCPGAERGRSPQMPSLRSRFPVELGSVRDPEGQVGRLHRLAVAGGPGWGLTRLLRRVVQVDGENSAGQTGLFLSALLGHSCAVQLLLTFGANPNHRCLDGSTPVHAGAFSGRSLVMLHLLQAGGDLRLHDQQGRTPRDWAEQGGAKQSWEVLELLELCRAHISALVHDGELAASASLGQLQAGSRHSLCGSLSLLRLVRVDRAPRPEHIRRPPQIPALGFGQLSSLWPLGLVTGIPLADPKEMLPAQGEPDRTYESSSHTLMANLLWRGHPVTARQLKAPGTQPDVLLADLQHCSTLHHPNLLLLMALSPSADLSGLCLLFEPVWLGSLHVVLHPRGPSPGGPCTVPGLLPGHLLLQVLEALLFLQARWRAHGGLSSHAVQLVRPGLAKVGSLEHGRPLHQRWLQPRSQQDYARGGPGPGLPPPPELYPWLPLELICGDMPAATSDLYSFCILAQEVFTGELPWAGRKGPEVKAKLEAGESPTLDPLVPAPYQALVQAGLGLGPADRWGSLQNTQYLLREAMAQDSAPEVSSPRHWTTRSPVSQGFLPETLYCEVAPRAQTTPGPVPPLMSLGPSPCQALKTPEVTGHSRVQRATAWDSGSSLTLGSSPSPGLSVYPGSSPAARISPHCCLEPSSTEPSPELIRGGRFSSLQKMDLLEEILAELRDGRRLGDKPSLDPAPDTDS
- the PRODH2 gene encoding hydroxyproline dehydrogenase isoform X1, with amino-acid sequence MMLRTCHVLCSQAGPSAGGWQPLSFDGGAFHLKGTGELTRALLVLRLCAWPPLVTHGLALQAWSRRLLGSRLSGALLRASIYGQFVAGETAEEVKGCVQQLQTLGLRPLLAVPTEEEPDSAVKTGEAWYEGNFSAMLRCVDLSRGILETPGPTGNILMQLKVTALTSTRLCKDLTSWIRKPGASLELSPERLAEAMDSGRDLQVSCLNTQQNQHLQASLSRLHRVAQHARAQHVRLLVDAEYTFLNPALSLLVDALAMRWNGPGEGGPWVWNTYQAYLKDTHERLRRAAEAADRAGLAFGVKLVRGAYLDKEREVARHHGTEDPTQLDYEATSRSYSHCLELMLTHVSHRGPMCHLMVASHNEESVRQATKRMWELGIPLDGPVCFGQLLGMCDHVSLALDPLGDPCPGAERGRSPQMPSLRSRFPVELGSVRDPEGQVGRLHRLAVAGGPGWGLTRLLRRVVQVDGENSAGQTGLFLSALLGHSCAVQLLLTFGANPNHRCLDGSTPVHAGAFSGRSLVMLHLLQAGGDLRLHDQQGRTPRDWAEQGGAKQSWEVLELLELCRAHISALVHDGELAASASLGQLQAGSRHSLCGSLSLLRLVRVDRAPRPEHIRRPPQIPALGFGQLSSLWPLGLVTGIPLADPKEMLPAQGEPDRTYESSSHTLMANLLWRGHPVTARQLKAPGTQPDVLLADLQHCRYTTPGLAPGWPSPTDQSPACPPDSSVSQTGGQGVWQWPQLQSSPLGQDLARSPPAGAATLPPHCKIVNPWPMLICAQEQPPPCRSGPPGEWPALLPPSTLHHPNLLLLMALSPSADLSGLCLLFEPVWLGSLHVVLHPRGPSPGGPCTVPGLLPGHLLLQVLEALLFLQARWRAHGGLSSHAVQLVRPGLAKVGSLEHGRPLHQRWLQPRSQQDYARGGPGPGLPPPPELYPWLPLELICGDMPAATSDLYSFCILAQEVFTGELPWAGRKGPEVKAKLEAGESPTLDPLVPAPYQALVQAGLGLGPADRWGSLQNTQYLLREAMAQDSAPEVSSPRHWTTRSPVSQGFLPETLYCEVAPRAQTTPGPVPPLMSLGPSPCQALKTPEVTGHSRVQRATAWDSGSSLTLGSSPSPGLSVYPGSSPAARISPHCCLEPSSTGPVLHSSLQDSASLLGTQGSVEQFERNSAKMPALQGLQWHTHRAALLDPHPRPEPSPELIRGGRFSSLQKMDLLEEILAELRDGRRLGDKPSLDPAPDTDS
- the PRODH2 gene encoding hydroxyproline dehydrogenase isoform X10, whose amino-acid sequence is MRWNGPGEGGPWVWNTYQAYLKDTHERLRRAAEAADRAGLAFGVKLVRGAYLDKEREVARHHGTEDPTQLDYEATSRSYSHCLELMLTHVSHRGPMCHLMVASHNEESVRQATKRMWELGIPLDGPVCFGQLLGMCDHVSLALDPLGDPCPGAERGRSPQMPSLRSRFPVELGSVRDPEGQVGRLHRLAVAGGPGWGLTRLLRRVVQVDGENSAGQTGLFLSALLGHSCAVQLLLTFGANPNHRCLDGSTPVHAGAFSGRSLVMLHLLQAGGDLRLHDQQGRTPRDWAEQGGAKQSWEVLELLELCRAHISALVHDGELAASASLGQLQAGSRHSLCGSLSLLRLVRVDRAPRPEHIRRPPQIPALGFGQLSSLWPLGLVTGIPLADPKEMLPAQGEPDRTYESSSHTLMANLLWRGHPVTARQLKAPGTQPDVLLADLQHCRYTTPGLAPGWPSPTDQSPACPPDSSVSQTGGQGVWQWPQLQSSPLGQDLARSPPAGAATLPPHCKIVNPWPMLICAQEQPPPCRSGPPGEWPALLPPSTLHHPNLLLLMALSPSADLSGLCLLFEPVWLGSLHVVLHPRGPSPGGPCTVPGLLPGHLLLQVLEALLFLQARWRAHGGLSSHAVQLVRPGLAKVGSLEHGRPLHQRWLQPRSQQDYARGGPGPGLPPPPELYPWLPLELICGDMPAATSDLYSFCILAQEVFTGELPWAGRKGPEVKAKLEAGESPTLDPLVPAPYQALVQAGLGLGPADRWGSLQNTQYLLREAMAQDSAPEVSSPRHWTTRSPVSQGFLPETLYCEVAPRAQTTPGPVPPLMSLGPSPCQALKTPEVTGHSRVQRATAWDSGSSLTLGSSPSPGLSVYPGSSPAARISPHCCLEPSSTGPVLHSSLQDSASLLGTQGSVEQFERNSAKMPALQGLQWHTHRAALLDPHPRPEPSPELIRGGRFSSLQKMDLLEEILAELRDGRRLGDKPSLDPAPDTDS
- the PRODH2 gene encoding hydroxyproline dehydrogenase isoform X8, giving the protein MDSGRDLQVSCLNTQQNQHLQASLSRLHRVAQHARAQHVRLLVDAEYTFLNPALSLLVDALAMRWNGPGEGGPWVWNTYQAYLKDTHERLRRAAEAADRAGLAFGVKLVRGAYLDKEREVARHHGTEDPTQLDYEATSRSYSHCLELMLTHVSHRGPMCHLMVASHNEESVRQATKRMWELGIPLDGPVCFGQLLGMCDHVSLALDPLGDPCPGAERGRSPQMPSLRSRFPVELGSVRDPEGQVGRLHRLAVAGGPGWGLTRLLRRVVQVDGENSAGQTGLFLSALLGHSCAVQLLLTFGANPNHRCLDGSTPVHAGAFSGRSLVMLHLLQAGGDLRLHDQQGRTPRDWAEQGGAKQSWEVLELLELCRAHISALVHDGELAASASLGQLQAGSRHSLCGSLSLLRLVRVDRAPRPEHIRRPPQIPALGFGQLSSLWPLGLVTGIPLADPKEMLPAQGEPDRTYESSSHTLMANLLWRGHPVTARQLKAPGTQPDVLLADLQHCRYTTPGLAPGWPSPTDQSPACPPDSSVSQTGGQGVWQWPQLQSSPLGQDLARSPPAGAATLPPHCKIVNPWPMLICAQEQPPPCRSGPPGEWPALLPPSTLHHPNLLLLMALSPSADLSGLCLLFEPVWLGSLHVVLHPRGPSPGGPCTVPGLLPGHLLLQVLEALLFLQARWRAHGGLSSHAVQLVRPGLAKVGSLEHGRPLHQRWLQPRSQQDYARGGPGPGLPPPPELYPWLPLELICGDMPAATSDLYSFCILAQEVFTGELPWAGRKGPEVKAKLEAGESPTLDPLVPAPYQALVQAGLGLGPADRWGSLQNTQYLLREAMAQDSAPEVSSPRHWTTRSPVSQGFLPETLYCEVAPRAQTTPGPVPPLMSLGPSPCQALKTPEVTGHSRVQRATAWDSGSSLTLGSSPSPGLSVYPGSSPAARISPHCCLEPSSTGPVLHSSLQDSASLLGTQGSVEQFERNSAKMPALQGLQWHTHRAALLDPHPRPEPSPELIRGGRFSSLQKMDLLEEILAELRDGRRLGDKPSLDPAPDTDS
- the PRODH2 gene encoding hydroxyproline dehydrogenase isoform X3; this translates as MMLRTCHVLCSQAGPSAGGWQPLSFDGGAFHLKGTGELTRALLVLRLCAWPPLVTHGLALQAWSRRLLGSRLSGALLRASIYGQFVAGETAEEVKGCVQQLQTLGLRPLLAVPTEEEPDSAVKTGEAWYEGNFSAMLRCVDLSRGILETPGPTGNILMQLKVTALTSTRLCKDLTSWIRKPGASLELSPERLAEAMDSGRDLQVSCLNTQQNQHLQASLSRLHRVAQHARAQHVRLLVDAEYTFLNPALSLLVDALAMRWNGPGEGGPWVWNTYQAYLKDTHERLRRAAEAADRAGLAFGVKLVRGAYLDKEREVARHHGTEDPTQLDYEATSRSYSHCLELMLTHVSHRGPMCHLMVASHNEESVRQATKRMWELGIPLDGPVCFGQLLGMCDHVSLALDPLGDPCPGAERGRSPQMPSLRSRFPVELGSVRDPEGQVGRLHRLAVAGGPGWGLTRLLRRVVQVDGENSAGQTGLFLSALLGHSCAVQLLLTFGANPNHRCLDGSTPVHAGAFSGRSLVMLHLLQAGGDLRLHDQQGRTPRDWAEQGGAKQSWEVLELLELCRAHISALVHDGELAASASLGQLQAGSRHSLCGSLSLLRLVRVDRAPRPEHIRRPPQIPALGFGQLSSLWPLGLVTGIPLADPKEMLPAQGEPDRTYESSSHTLMANLLWRGHPVTARQLKAPGTQPDVLLADLQHCRYTTPGLAPGWPSPTDQSPACPPDSSVSQTGGQGVWQWPQLQSSPLGQDLARSPPAGAATLPPHCKIVNPWPMLICAQEQPPPCRSGPPGEWPALLPPSTLHHPNLLLLMALSPSADLSGLCLLFEPVWLGSLHVVLHPRGPSPGGPCTVPGLLPGHLLLQVLEALLFLQARWRAHGGLSSHAVQLVRPGLAKVGSLEHGRPLHQRWLQPRSQQDYARGGPGPGLPPPPELYPWLPLELICGDMPAATSDLYSFCILAQEVFTGELPWAGRKGPEVKAKLEAGESPTLDPLVPAPYQALVQAGLGLGPADRWGSLQNTQYLLREAMAQDSAPEVSSPRHWTTRSPVSQGFLPETLYCEVAPRAQTTPGPVPPLMSLGPSPCQALKTPEVTGHSRVQRATAWDSGSSLTLGSSPSPGLSVYPGSSPAARISPHCCLEPSSTEPSPELIRGGRFSSLQKMDLLEEILAELRDGRRLGDKPSLDPAPDTDS
- the PRODH2 gene encoding hydroxyproline dehydrogenase isoform X2; the protein is MMLRTCHVLCSQAGPSAGGWQPLSFDGGAFHLKGTGELTRALLVLRLCAWPPLVTHGLALQAWSRRLLGSRLSGALLRASIYGQFVAGETAEEVKGCVQQLQTLGLRPLLAVPTEEEPDSAVKTGEAWYEGNFSAMLRCVDLSRGILETPGPTGNILMQLKVTALTSTRLCKDLTSWIRKPGASLELSPERLAEAMDSGRDLQVSCLNTQQNQHLQASLSRLHRVAQHARAQHVRLLVDAEYTFLNPALSLLVDALAMRWNGPGEGGPWVWNTYQAYLKDTHERLRRAAEAADRAGLAFGVKLVRGAYLDKEREVARHHGTEDPTQLDYEATSRSYSHCLELMLTHVSHRGPMCHLMVASHNEESVRQATKRMWELGIPLDGPVCFGQLLGMCDHVSLALDPLGDPCPGAERGRSPQMPSLRSRFPVELGSVRDPEGQVGRLHRLAVAGGPGWGLTRLLRRVVQVDGENSAGQTGLFLSALLGHSCAVQLLLTFGANPNHRCLDGSTPVHAGAFSGRSLVMLHLLQAGGDLRLHDQQGRTPRDWAEQGGAKQSWEVLELLELCRAHISALVHDGELAASASLGQLQAGSRHSLCGSLSLLRLVRVDRAPRPEHIRRPPQIPALGFGQLSSLWPLGLVTGIPLADPKEMLPAQGEPDRTYESSSHTLMANLLWRGHPVTARQLKAPGTQPDVLLADLQHCRYTTPGLAPGWPSPTDQSPACPPDSSVSQTGGQGVWQWPQLQSSPLGQDLARSPPAGAATLPPHCKIVNPWPMLICAQEQPPPCRSGPPGEWPALLPPSTLHHPNLLLLMALSPSADLSGLCLLFEPVWLGSLHVVLHPRGPSPGGPCTVPGLLPGHLLLQVLEALLFLQARWRAHGGLSSHAVQLVRPGLAKVGSLEHGRPLHQRWLQPRSQQDYARGGPGPGLPPPPELYPWLPLELICGDMPAATSDLYSFCILAQEVFTGELPWAGRKGPEVKAKLEAGESPTLDPLVPAPYQALVQAGLGLGPADRWGSLQNTQYLLREAMAQDSAPEALKTPEVTGHSRVQRATAWDSGSSLTLGSSPSPGLSVYPGSSPAARISPHCCLEPSSTGPVLHSSLQDSASLLGTQGSVEQFERNSAKMPALQGLQWHTHRAALLDPHPRPEPSPELIRGGRFSSLQKMDLLEEILAELRDGRRLGDKPSLDPAPDTDS
- the PRODH2 gene encoding hydroxyproline dehydrogenase isoform X4 — its product is MMLRTCHVLCSQAGPSAGGWQPLSFDGGAFHLKGTGELTRALLVLRLCAWPPLVTHGLALQAWSRRLLGSRLSGALLRASIYGQFVAGETAEEVKGCVQQLQTLGLRPLLAVPTEEEPDSAVKTGEAWYEGNFSAMLRCVDLSRGILETPGPTGNILMQLKVTALTSTRLCKDLTSWIRKPGASLELSPERLAEAMDSGRDLQVSCLNTQQNQHLQASLSRLHRVAQHARAQHVRLLVDAEYTFLNPALSLLVDALAMRWNGPGEGGPWVWNTYQAYLKDTHERLRRAAEAADRAGLAFGVKLVRGAYLDKEREVARHHGTEDPTQLDYEATSRSYSHCLELMLTHVSHRGPMCHLMVASHNEESVRQATKRMWELGIPLDGPVCFGQLLGMCDHVSLALDPLGDPCPGAERGRSPQMPSLRSRFPVELGSVRDPEGQVGRLHRLAVAGGPGWGLTRLLRRVVQVDGENSAGQTGLFLSALLGHSCAVQLLLTFGANPNHRCLDGSTPVHAGAFSGRSLVMLHLLQAGGDLRLHDQQGRTPRDWAEQGGAKQSWEVLELLELCRAHISALVHDGELAASASLGQLQAGSRHSLCGSLSLLRLVRVDRAPRPEHIRRPPQIPALGFGQLSSLWPLGLVTGIPLADPKEMLPAQGEPDRTYESSSHTLMANLLWRGHPVTARQLKAPGTQPDVLLADLQHCSTLHHPNLLLLMALSPSADLSGLCLLFEPVWLGSLHVVLHPRGPSPGGPCTVPGLLPGHLLLQVLEALLFLQARWRAHGGLSSHAVQLVRPGLAKVGSLEHGRPLHQRWLQPRSQQDYARGGPGPGLPPPPELYPWLPLELICGDMPAATSDLYSFCILAQEVFTGELPWAGRKGPEVKAKLEAGESPTLDPLVPAPYQALVQAGLGLGPADRWGSLQNTQYLLREAMAQDSAPEVSSPRHWTTRSPVSQGFLPETLYCEVAPRAQTTPGPVPPLMSLGPSPCQALKTPEVTGHSRVQRATAWDSGSSLTLGSSPSPGLSVYPGSSPAARISPHCCLEPSSTGPVLHSSLQDSASLLGTQGSVEQFERNSAKMPALQGLQWHTHRAALLDPHPRPEPSPELIRGGRFSSLQKMDLLEEILAELRDGRRLGDKPSLDPAPDTDS